One Setaria viridis chromosome 5, Setaria_viridis_v4.0, whole genome shotgun sequence genomic region harbors:
- the LOC117858406 gene encoding mannose-6-phosphate isomerase 1 gives MEDPPPPPEPEPAAASASPQRDVEPSPPPPQRLLRLRCAVQHYEWGRRGSASLVARLADQDPDPARPYAELWMGTHPSGPSTLLDGGALLRDWLTRNPDALGPAVAARWGGDLPFLFKVLSVAKALSIQAHPDKKLAEVLHALRPSTYKDDNHKPEMAIAITEFRALCGFAGIEELKDVLRTVPEVEGLVGHEDAGKLMSMKEYDGGNEVKSSLQSAFAKLMSASKDMVSEAISKLISRLNIESKIRTLTDKEQLVLSLEKQYQEDVGVLAALFFNYVKLSPGEALYIGANEPHAYLSGECIECMATSDNVVRAGLTPKYRDVQTLCSMLTYKQAFPEILRGVPVQPHVRRYTPPFDEFEVDCCLVPPGELVVIAPVPGPSMFLIMMGEGELQIDSLSAGEKAKDGDVFFVPAYTEVKLSTCGTESMQLYRAGVNSRFFS, from the exons ATGGAGgacccgcctcctccgccggagcccgagcccgcggcggcgtcggcctccCCGCAGCGCGACGTGGAGccgtctccgccaccgccgcagaggctgctgcggctgcgctGCGCGGTGCAGCACTACGAGTGGGGCCGGCGCGGGTCCGCCTCCCTCGTCGCGCGCCTCGCCGACCAGGACCCCGACCCGGCCCGACCCTACGCCGAGCTCTGGATGGGCACGCACCCGTCGGGCCCCTCCAcgctcctcgacggcggcgcgctcctcaGGGACTGGCTCACGCGGAACCCCGACGCGCTcggccccgccgtcgccgcgagGTGGGGAGGCGACCTCCCATTCCTCTTCAAG GTGCTGTCGGTGGCCAAGGCGCTCTCGATCCAGGCGCACCCGGACAAGAAGCTCGCCGAGGTGCTGCACGCGCTGCGGCCGTCCACCTACAAGGACGACAACCACAAGCCGGAGATGGCCATCGCCATCACCGAGTTCCGGGCGCTTTGCGGCTTTGCGGGCATTGAG GAGCTCAAGGATGTCCTGAGGACTGTACCTGAAGTTGAAGGGCTAGTTGGGCATGAGGATGCTGGCAAGCTGATGAGTATGAAGGAATATGATGGGGGTAACGAAGTAAAATCCAGTTTGCAATCAGCTTTTGCTAAGCTAATGTCAGCAAGTAAAGACATGGTTTCTGAAGCAATTTCGAAACTAATTAGTCGCCTGAATATTGAGAGCAAG ATTAGGACCTTAACAGATAAAGAGCAGCTGGTTTTGTCACTGGAGAAACAATATCAAGAGGATGTTGGTGTTCTAGCAGCACTTTTCTTTAACTATGTCAAACTTAGTCCTGGGGAAGCACTTTATATTGGTGCAAATGAACCTCATGCCTACCTCTCTGGGGAATGCATTGAATGTATGGCAACTTCAGACAATGTTGTCCGTGCTGGTTTGACTCCTAAATACAGAGATGTGCAAACTCTCTGCTCAATGCTAACATACAAACAA GCCTTCCCGGAAATATTGCGAGGGGTTCCTGTCCAGCCACATGTAAGGCGCTACACCCCTCCATTTGATGAGTTTGAGGTCGATTGCTGCTTGGTACCTCCAGGTGAACTGGTGGTCATAGCCCCGGTGCCAGGCCCATCTATGTTTCTCATCATGATGGGTGAAGGTGAGCTCCAGATAGATTCTCTGTCTGCTGGGGAAAAGGCAAAGGATGGTGATGTTTTCTTCGTCCCTGCATATACTGAGGTTAAGCTCTCTACCTGTGGCACTGAGTCCATGCAGCTGTACAGGGCTGGGGTAAACAGCAGATTCTTCAGCTAA
- the LOC117858405 gene encoding beta-1,2-xylosyltransferase XYXT1 — protein sequence MGGGGKLAYSYGGGGGGIRHDTKLLKSFSGVEPRKFGLGLFAGLLIVACAYFSTAKFDAVHINMISSFAKNAVGISSPVHAGDSSKQPLDLGMQEQGALSKETSKAEFEKDDGGGISNSGVAVASAAPPDPAMEGGGISNSDDDPSAVAVLPPLSSDSADTTQESGVLEDQELQVQNAVAEAANPPENSNSVVSGSTNGSSPSVIPFPSDPAEIPAPAPAPAPAPSPAIQAPADQIPEIEAPPPPTPEIKASPVQLIPPTPEVKQAGLQDWEAPEREWKPLCDVTSNRRIDWCELDGDVRVLGANASVTLVAPPGADERTFREESWRIKPYPRKADPNAMRNVREVTVQSVAAGGGGAPACTDRHDVPALVFSDRGYTGNYFHAYTDVILPLFLTARRYSGEVLLLVTNFQMWWLGKFLPVFKSLSNYELVDLDRDPRVHCFRHVQVGLTSHDDFSIDPRRAPNNYSMLDFTQFMRAAYVLPRAAVAPLPGQGRQRRPRLLVIARGGNRRFVNVEEIVRGARKVGFEVVVSEGGHEVAPFAEVANGCDAMVGVHGAGLTNMVFLPRGAVVIQVVPLGPMEFVASYFRGPSMDMGLRYLEYQIAPEESTLLDKYPRDHPVIADPGSIKAKDWVSFMGVYLFEQDVRLDMKRFRPVLKKALSRLRAKPKSN from the exons ATGGGGGGCGGTGGGAAGCTGGCGTacagctacggcggcggcggcggcggcatccgccATGACACCAAGCTGCTCAAGAGCTTCAGCGGCGTGGAGCCCCGCAAGTTCGGGCTCGGCCTTTTCGCCGGCCTCCTCATCGTCGCCTGCGCCTACTTCTCCACCGCCAAATTCGACGCCGTCCACATCAACATGA TAAGCTCCTTTGCCAAGAATGCAGTTGGGATTAGCTCGCCGGTCCACGCCGGCGATAGTTCGAAGCAGCCACTAG ATTTGGGCATGCAAGAGCAAGGTGCATTGTCGAAGGAGACGAGCAAGGCTGAGTTTGAGAaagatgacggcggcggcattTCCAATTCAGGCGTTGCAGTTGCCTCTGCGGCGCCACCGGATCCCGCAATGGAGGGCGGCGGCATCTCCAATTCAGACGATGACCCAAGCGCCGTTGCAGTTCTTCCTCCCTTGTCATCAGATTCCGCAGACACCACGCAGGAATCAG GTGTTCTTGAAGATCAGGAGCTGCAGGTGCAGAACGCTGTAGCAGAAGCTGCTAATCCACCCGAGAACAGTAACAGTGTCGTCAGCGGTAGCACCAATGGCAGCTCCCCTTCTGTGATTCCATTTCCATCTGATCCTGCTGAAatccctgctcctgctcctgctcctgctcctgctccctcTCCAGCAATTCAGGCTCCTGCTGACCAGATTCCAGAAATTGaggcccctcctcctcccactccaGAAATTAAGGCCTCCCCAGTCCAACTGATTCCACCTACTCCAGAGGTCAAGCAAGCAG GGTTGCAAGATTGGGAGGCGCCGGAGCGGGAGTGGAAGCCGCTGTGCGACGTCACGTCGAACCGCCGCATCGACTGGTgcgagctcgacggcgacgtccGCGTGCTGGGCGCCAACGCCAGCGTCACCCTGGtggcgccgcccggcgccgacgAGCGCACCTTCCGTGAGGAGTCGTGGCGCATCAAGCCGTACCCCCGCAAGGCCGACCCGAACGCCATGCGCAACGTCCGCGAGGTGACGGTGCAgtcggtggccgccggcggcggcggggcgccggcgTGCACGGACCGGCACGACGTGCCGGCGCTGGTGTTCTCGGACCGCGGGTACACGGGCAACTACTTCCACGCGTACACCGACGTTATCCTGCCGCTGTTCCTGACGGCGCGGCGGTACTCCGgcgaggtgctgctgctggtgacGAACTTCCAGATGTGGTGGCTGGGCAAGTTCCTGCCGGTGTTCAAGAGCCTCTCCAACTACGAGCTGGTCGACCTGGACCGCGACCCGCGCGTGCACTGCTTCCGCCACGTCCAGGTCGGGCTCACCAGCCACGACGACTTCAGCATcgacccgcgccgcgcgcccaaCAACTACTCCATGCTCGACTTCACCCAGTTCATGCGCGCCGCCTACGtgctcccccgcgccgccgtcgcgccgctgccggggcaggggcggcagcggcggccgcgactGCTGGTGATCGCGCGCGGGGGCAACCGGCGGTTCGTGAACGTGGAGGAGATCGTGCGCGGGGCGCGGAAGGTGGGGTTCGAGGTGGTGGTGTCGGAGGGCGGGCACGAGGTGGCGCCGTTCGCGGAGGTGGCCAACGGCTGCGACGCCATGGTGGGCGTGCACGGCGCCGGGCTGACCAACATGGTGTTCCTGCCGAGGGGCGCGGTGGTGATCCAGGTGGTGCCGCTGGGCCCGATGGAGTTCGTGGCGAGCTACTTCCGGGGCCCGTCCATGGACATGGGGCTCCGGTACCTCGAGTACCAGATCGCGCCGGAGGAGAGCACGCTGCTGGACAAGTACCCGCGCGACCACCCCGTGATCGCCGACCCCGGGAGTATCAAGGCCAAGGACTGGGTGTCGTTCATGGGGGTGTACCTGTTCGAGCAGGACGTGCGCCTGGACATGAAGCGGTTCCGCCCTGTCCTCAAGAAGGCACTCTCGCGCCTTAGAGCCAAGCCCAAGAGTAACTAA